A window from Ignavibacteriota bacterium encodes these proteins:
- a CDS encoding Omp28-related outer membrane protein: MKKINVILILLFFISAKVFSSERKVLVEIFTNSHCPLCPPAHSAIDNYLQSSNGSKIEFIYYHMIFPYSTDKLYQDNTEDASAKNNLYGNFSSTPQAFFNGKHVSNSYGNWASTFDNLVSEEGSFNILLSGNYTETEFSINAKITKTADVVENDLVLNFIVVENVNYQGNNGISNHKNVMRKISDINGNPVNITLNETQEISATFNLDNLWNADELKIIAYLQSSSSKNVYQAESINYNELSLTNIDQKINVPFQFKLYQNYPNPFNPETKISYTIPNEDKINSPVQLRIFDSLGKVVKTLVNKKQSAGNHEIYFNANNLPSGIYFMQLTFGKYNETGKMILLK; this comes from the coding sequence ATGAAAAAGATAAATGTAATTTTAATTTTGCTTTTTTTTATTTCTGCAAAAGTATTTTCAAGTGAAAGAAAAGTTCTTGTAGAAATTTTTACAAATTCACATTGCCCGCTTTGTCCACCGGCACATTCTGCAATTGATAATTATCTTCAATCAAGCAATGGTTCAAAAATTGAATTTATATATTATCATATGATTTTCCCTTATTCAACAGATAAACTTTATCAAGATAATACAGAAGATGCTTCGGCAAAAAATAATTTATACGGGAATTTTTCATCAACTCCTCAAGCTTTTTTTAATGGGAAACATGTGTCAAATAGTTACGGTAATTGGGCAAGCACTTTTGATAATTTAGTATCTGAAGAAGGTAGTTTTAATATTTTATTATCCGGAAATTATACTGAAACTGAATTTTCAATTAATGCAAAAATTACAAAAACGGCTGATGTTGTTGAAAATGATTTGGTGCTAAATTTTATTGTAGTTGAAAATGTAAATTATCAAGGTAATAATGGAATTAGTAATCACAAAAACGTTATGAGAAAAATATCAGATATTAATGGAAATCCAGTGAATATTACTTTAAATGAAACACAAGAAATTTCTGCGACTTTTAATTTAGATAATTTGTGGAATGCAGATGAATTAAAAATCATTGCATATTTGCAAAGTTCATCATCAAAAAATGTTTATCAAGCAGAATCTATAAATTACAATGAATTATCATTAACAAATATTGATCAAAAAATAAATGTTCCATTTCAATTTAAACTTTATCAAAATTATCCAAATCCATTTAATCCGGAAACAAAAATTTCTTATACAATTCCAAACGAAGATAAAATAAATTCACCAGTACAATTAAGAATTTTTGATTCGTTGGGTAAAGTTGTTAAAACTTTAGTTAACAAAAAGCAAAGTGCTGGAAATCATGAAATTTATTTTAATGCGAATAATTTACCAAGTGGAATTTACTTTATGCAACTAACATTTGGTAAATATAATGAAACCGGAAAAATGATTTTATTAAAGTAA
- a CDS encoding response regulator yields the protein MSEELQSKPRLLIVEDDYENQKFLQIFLKRKFDLEICDSSDTFYEKLNKSKFDIILMDISLRGKKDGLQLTQEIRQMDDYKNLPVVGLSAHAFQRDKDNAYNAGVDIFLTKPVQNDVLMDTLIRTLEKKSRN from the coding sequence ATGAGTGAAGAACTACAAAGCAAACCAAGGTTATTAATTGTTGAAGATGATTATGAAAATCAAAAATTTCTTCAAATATTTTTAAAAAGAAAATTTGATTTAGAAATTTGCGATTCTTCTGATACTTTTTATGAAAAACTAAACAAATCCAAATTTGATATAATTTTGATGGATATTTCTTTAAGAGGAAAAAAAGACGGTTTGCAGTTAACACAAGAAATTAGACAAATGGATGATTATAAAAATTTACCGGTTGTGGGATTATCGGCTCATGCATTTCAGCGCGATAAAGATAATGCTTATAATGCCGGAGTTGATATTTTTCTAACCAAACCGGTTCAAAATGATGTTCTTATGGATACATTAATTAGAACATTAGAGAAAAAATCAAGAAATTAG
- a CDS encoding cold-shock protein — MAERKQGSVKWFNSSKGFGFISQKNGEDVFVHFQSIIGDGYKSLNENDKVEFTITQGAKGLQASDVKVIR, encoded by the coding sequence ATGGCAGAGCGAAAACAAGGATCTGTTAAATGGTTTAACAGTTCAAAAGGATTTGGATTTATTTCACAAAAAAATGGTGAAGATGTATTTGTACATTTTCAATCAATTATTGGCGATGGTTACAAATCTTTAAATGAAAACGATAAAGTTGAATTTACAATTACTCAAGGTGCAAAAGGCTTACAAGCATCTGATGTAAAAGTTATCAGATAA
- the lpdA gene encoding dihydrolipoyl dehydrogenase, giving the protein MSSKTQLAIIGAGPGGYTAAFLAADLGMQVTLIDPRKNPGGTCLYVGCIPSKAYLHVAKLLNETKEAYKWGVTFEEPKIDIDKIRKFKEDVVFQNTSGTGQLVKQRKINYIQGKASFVNSSTLSIEKVDGGIEELTFEKAILATGSIPAKIPGLSIDSPKVMDSTDALELQEIPNKLLVVGGGVIGMELGSVYASLGSKVTVVELLPSLLPGADKDLVNVFQKSIEPKFEKILTKTKVAKLEDAGNVLKVKLVDENLVETELEFDKALISIGRTPVTKNLGIENTKVKVNERGFVQVNEKLQTDDSNIFAIGDIVKGPMLAHKASAEGKVAVEAIAGHKVAFEPAAIPGVVYTDPEVAWAGLTETEAKEKGIKVEVTRFPWAASGRARTMDRSDGLTKLIIDPETTRILGVGIVGPGAGELIAEGTLAIEMAAIAKDLSLTIHAHPTLSETMMESAEVFFGEATHLYRPKRK; this is encoded by the coding sequence ATGAGCAGTAAAACACAACTTGCGATAATTGGCGCTGGACCCGGCGGATATACAGCTGCATTTCTTGCAGCAGATTTAGGAATGCAAGTAACATTAATTGATCCGAGAAAAAATCCCGGTGGAACTTGTTTATATGTTGGATGTATTCCATCTAAAGCATATCTGCATGTTGCAAAATTATTGAATGAAACTAAAGAAGCTTATAAATGGGGAGTAACTTTTGAAGAACCCAAAATCGATATTGATAAAATCCGCAAATTTAAAGAAGATGTAGTTTTTCAAAATACATCGGGAACTGGACAATTAGTTAAACAGAGAAAAATAAATTACATTCAAGGAAAAGCAAGTTTTGTAAATTCATCAACATTATCAATAGAAAAAGTTGATGGTGGAATAGAGGAATTAACTTTTGAAAAAGCTATACTTGCAACAGGGTCAATTCCAGCAAAAATTCCGGGACTTTCAATTGATTCTCCAAAAGTTATGGATTCAACCGATGCGCTTGAACTTCAAGAAATTCCCAATAAATTACTAGTTGTTGGAGGTGGTGTAATTGGAATGGAGCTCGGCTCAGTTTACGCAAGTTTGGGAAGTAAAGTTACAGTTGTAGAATTGCTGCCATCATTATTGCCCGGAGCTGATAAAGATTTAGTAAATGTTTTTCAAAAAAGTATTGAACCAAAGTTTGAAAAAATCTTAACTAAAACAAAAGTTGCAAAGTTGGAAGATGCCGGAAATGTTCTTAAAGTAAAATTAGTTGATGAAAATTTAGTAGAAACAGAATTAGAATTTGACAAAGCCCTTATTTCTATTGGTCGAACTCCGGTAACAAAAAATTTGGGAATTGAGAATACAAAAGTAAAAGTTAACGAACGCGGATTTGTTCAAGTTAATGAAAAATTGCAAACTGATGATTCTAACATTTTTGCAATTGGCGATATTGTAAAAGGTCCAATGCTTGCGCATAAAGCCTCTGCAGAAGGAAAAGTTGCTGTGGAAGCAATTGCCGGGCACAAAGTTGCATTTGAACCTGCTGCCATTCCCGGAGTTGTTTATACTGATCCTGAAGTTGCTTGGGCTGGATTAACAGAAACTGAAGCAAAAGAAAAAGGAATTAAAGTAGAAGTTACAAGATTTCCTTGGGCTGCGAGCGGAAGAGCCAGAACAATGGATAGAAGTGACGGTTTAACCAAATTAATTATTGATCCTGAAACAACGAGAATTTTGGGAGTTGGAATTGTTGGTCCCGGAGCAGGAGAATTAATTGCTGAAGGAACTTTAGCAATAGAAATGGCTGCAATAGCAAAAGATTTATCACTTACAATTCACGCACATCCAACTTTATCTGAAACAATGATGGAAAGTGCGGAAGTATTTTTTGGGGAAGCAACACATTTGTATAGACCGAAAAGAAAGTGA
- a CDS encoding 2-oxo acid dehydrogenase subunit E2 — protein sequence MALEFKLPALGENIEKADIVKVLVSVGDKVEVDQILLEIETDKATVEIPAEISGIVKSVNVKDGDTVKVGEVIFTFDQGENVILENEKNIPAKNVELEKSENKTEKVIEPKSEKIEFGKSQSSIIEFKLPELGENITSADITKVLVSVGDKVEKDQILFEIETDKATVEIPSEFSGIIKEVKVKSGEKAKVGEIVIIVEIGEIQKVEKLINVEENKIVETKIEKPFEQKVEIPVQTKSAFSDTNIKKEFPNKIAAAAPSVRRFSREIGIDINEVNGSGPGGRISEEDVKKFAKSFNEKIRSGVAGVTVGLKRETLPDFSKWGSTRKEPMSNVRKKTAEHLSYAWATIPHVTQFDKADITDLENLRKQFSKKAESGGGKLTVTAILLKVIASALKVFPQFNASVDIDNKEIIYKDYYNIGVAVDTEKGLIVPVIKNVDKKNIIQLAIELNEISVKARDKKVTIEDMQGGSFTISNLGGIGGTLFTPIVNSPEVAILGVSRGNYEPVYKDGNFVPRFMLPLSLSYDHRIIDGADGARFIRWIVNALEQPFLLSLEG from the coding sequence ATGGCACTTGAATTTAAATTACCCGCACTGGGCGAAAATATTGAAAAAGCCGATATTGTAAAAGTTTTGGTTTCGGTTGGAGATAAAGTTGAAGTAGATCAAATTTTATTAGAAATTGAAACCGATAAAGCAACTGTGGAAATTCCAGCGGAAATTTCCGGAATTGTTAAAAGTGTAAATGTTAAAGACGGCGATACTGTTAAAGTTGGGGAAGTAATTTTTACTTTTGATCAAGGTGAAAATGTAATTTTGGAAAATGAGAAAAATATTCCAGCAAAAAATGTTGAGTTGGAAAAATCAGAAAATAAAACAGAAAAAGTTATTGAACCAAAATCTGAAAAAATTGAATTCGGTAAAAGTCAATCCAGCATTATTGAATTTAAATTACCAGAACTTGGAGAAAATATAACTTCTGCGGATATTACAAAAGTTTTAGTATCAGTTGGTGATAAAGTTGAAAAAGATCAAATACTTTTTGAAATTGAAACCGATAAAGCAACTGTGGAAATTCCCTCTGAGTTTAGCGGAATTATAAAAGAAGTAAAAGTTAAATCGGGTGAAAAAGCAAAAGTTGGTGAAATAGTTATAATAGTGGAAATTGGTGAAATTCAAAAAGTTGAGAAACTAATAAATGTTGAAGAAAATAAAATAGTAGAAACAAAAATTGAAAAACCATTTGAGCAAAAAGTAGAAATTCCGGTTCAAACAAAATCTGCTTTCTCTGATACAAATATCAAAAAAGAATTTCCGAATAAAATTGCAGCAGCAGCGCCATCAGTAAGAAGATTTTCAAGAGAAATTGGAATTGATATAAATGAAGTAAACGGAAGCGGACCCGGCGGAAGAATTTCTGAGGAAGATGTTAAAAAGTTTGCAAAATCATTTAATGAAAAAATAAGAAGCGGTGTTGCGGGAGTTACAGTCGGATTGAAACGAGAAACACTTCCCGATTTTTCTAAGTGGGGAAGTACAAGAAAAGAACCAATGAGTAATGTTCGAAAGAAAACAGCGGAACATCTTTCATACGCATGGGCAACAATTCCGCATGTAACACAATTTGATAAAGCTGATATTACTGATTTGGAAAATTTACGAAAACAATTTTCAAAGAAAGCTGAATCAGGTGGAGGAAAATTAACTGTTACAGCGATTTTGCTTAAAGTAATTGCATCAGCATTAAAAGTTTTTCCTCAATTTAATGCTAGTGTTGATATTGACAATAAAGAAATTATCTATAAAGATTATTATAATATTGGCGTAGCTGTTGATACCGAAAAAGGTTTAATTGTTCCCGTAATAAAAAATGTTGATAAGAAAAATATTATTCAACTTGCTATTGAGTTAAATGAAATTTCTGTAAAAGCACGCGATAAAAAAGTTACGATTGAAGATATGCAAGGCGGAAGTTTTACAATAAGTAATTTAGGAGGAATTGGTGGAACATTATTTACTCCAATCGTAAATTCACCGGAAGTTGCAATTCTTGGTGTTTCCAGAGGAAATTACGAACCCGTTTATAAAGATGGAAATTTTGTTCCAAGATTTATGCTGCCTCTTTCTTTGTCGTATGATCATAGAATTATTGATGGCGCTGATGGCGCTAGGTTTATTAGATGGATTGTTAATGCTTTAGAGCAGCCATTTTTACTAAGTTTGGAAGGATAA
- the aceE gene encoding pyruvate dehydrogenase (acetyl-transferring), homodimeric type codes for MDSTKRDSIEDLNEIETREWLESLEFVLQNGGPERVKQLLHDLDTYAHQAGVELPFTANTPYINTIPKENEPKFPGGREIERRIKSLIRWNAMAMVVRANKIDPGIGGHISTYASAATLYEIGFNHFFKGKDNNNQGDQIYFQGHAAPGIYARAYLEGRLDAKKLHNFRHELKPGGGLSSYPHPRLMPDFWEFPTVSMGLGPIMAIYQARFNKYLENRGLKTPSESKVWAFLGDGETDEPEALGAISLASREKLDNLIFVINCNLQRLDGPVRGNAKIIQELEAVFRGAGWNVIKVIWGSDWDPLLEADKTGLLTKRMNEIIDGESQKYIVEGGSYIREHFFGKYPELLELVKHYTDEDLAKMKRGGHDPEKVYAAFKSAVNTKDRPTVILAKTVKGYGLGEAGEGKNITHSQKKLNEDELKEFRSRFGIPMSDEEVINAPFYRPEEDSPEILYLKKRRQELNGYVPKRIVRNQKIKTPSEELFKEFHLGTEGREVSTTMVYVRILTKLLKDKEIGKLIVPIVPDEARTFGMEALFRQVGIYSTRGQLYEPVDKDSLLYYKEAVNGQILEEGITEAGSMSSFIAAGTAYVTHGINMIPFFTFYSMFGFQRIGDFAWAAADMQCKGFLIGGTAGRTTLAGEGLQHQDGHSHVFAHSIPTVKAYDPTFAYELAVIIRDGIYRMYELQDDCYYYITVMNENYSMPTMPEGVEEGIINGMYKFKTSDKKSKLKVNLLGSGSILNEAIKAQEILEKDYNVSANVWSVTSAKNLHYDALEIERWNRMNPLETKKKNYIQQITEGEEGIFISASDYSQILTDSISKWFPNKFTSLGTLGFGRSENREALRNFFEVDAKHIVYTTLYSLFEDGKINKEIIIKAVSDLKIDLQKSNPIKS; via the coding sequence ATGGATTCCACAAAAAGAGATAGTATTGAAGATTTAAATGAGATAGAAACTCGTGAATGGTTAGAATCCCTTGAATTTGTTTTACAAAATGGTGGACCTGAAAGAGTTAAACAACTTCTACATGACTTGGATACTTATGCACATCAAGCTGGTGTTGAGCTTCCTTTCACGGCAAATACACCATATATAAATACAATACCTAAAGAAAATGAACCCAAATTTCCCGGTGGACGTGAAATTGAAAGACGAATAAAAAGTTTAATTCGTTGGAATGCAATGGCAATGGTGGTTAGAGCAAATAAAATTGATCCTGGAATTGGCGGACACATTTCAACATATGCTTCAGCAGCTACTCTTTATGAAATTGGGTTTAATCATTTTTTTAAGGGAAAAGATAATAATAATCAAGGTGATCAAATTTATTTTCAAGGTCATGCAGCTCCTGGAATTTATGCAAGAGCTTATTTGGAAGGAAGATTGGATGCAAAGAAATTACATAATTTTAGACATGAATTAAAACCCGGCGGTGGACTTTCATCTTATCCTCACCCAAGATTAATGCCGGATTTTTGGGAATTCCCAACTGTTTCAATGGGTTTGGGTCCAATTATGGCAATTTATCAAGCAAGATTTAATAAATATTTAGAAAATCGTGGATTAAAAACTCCATCAGAATCAAAAGTTTGGGCATTTTTAGGTGATGGTGAAACCGATGAACCGGAAGCTTTGGGTGCTATTTCTTTAGCTTCACGAGAAAAACTTGATAATCTAATTTTTGTAATTAATTGTAATTTGCAAAGATTAGATGGTCCCGTTAGGGGGAATGCAAAAATTATTCAAGAATTGGAAGCCGTATTTAGAGGTGCTGGATGGAATGTTATAAAAGTAATTTGGGGAAGCGATTGGGATCCGTTATTGGAAGCTGATAAAACCGGACTTTTAACAAAAAGGATGAATGAAATTATTGATGGCGAATCTCAAAAATATATTGTTGAAGGTGGTTCTTACATTCGGGAACATTTCTTTGGGAAATATCCCGAGCTTTTAGAACTAGTAAAACATTATACAGATGAAGATCTTGCTAAAATGAAAAGAGGCGGTCATGATCCTGAAAAAGTCTATGCCGCTTTTAAATCTGCAGTAAATACCAAAGATAGACCAACTGTAATTTTAGCAAAGACCGTTAAAGGTTATGGTTTGGGAGAAGCTGGCGAAGGAAAAAATATTACTCATTCTCAGAAAAAATTAAATGAAGATGAACTGAAAGAATTTAGAAGCAGATTTGGAATTCCAATGTCTGATGAAGAAGTAATAAATGCTCCATTTTACCGACCAGAAGAAGACAGTCCAGAAATTCTCTATCTCAAAAAACGTCGACAAGAATTAAACGGTTATGTTCCAAAAAGAATTGTAAGAAACCAAAAAATAAAAACACCTTCCGAAGAATTGTTTAAGGAATTTCACCTCGGAACGGAAGGAAGAGAAGTTTCCACAACTATGGTTTATGTAAGGATTTTAACAAAACTGTTGAAAGATAAAGAAATAGGTAAACTTATTGTTCCGATTGTTCCGGATGAAGCAAGAACATTTGGAATGGAAGCCTTATTTAGACAAGTAGGAATTTACTCAACACGCGGACAACTTTATGAACCGGTTGATAAAGATAGTTTGCTTTATTATAAAGAAGCAGTAAACGGACAAATTTTGGAAGAAGGAATTACCGAAGCCGGATCAATGTCATCTTTCATTGCTGCCGGAACAGCTTATGTAACTCATGGCATAAATATGATTCCTTTCTTCACATTCTATTCAATGTTTGGATTTCAGAGAATTGGAGATTTTGCTTGGGCTGCAGCAGATATGCAATGTAAAGGATTCTTAATTGGAGGAACCGCCGGAAGAACAACTTTAGCCGGTGAAGGTTTGCAGCATCAAGATGGGCACAGCCATGTATTTGCACATTCAATTCCAACCGTTAAAGCTTATGATCCAACTTTTGCTTATGAACTTGCTGTTATTATTCGTGATGGAATTTATAGAATGTATGAGCTTCAAGATGATTGCTATTATTATATTACTGTAATGAATGAAAATTATTCAATGCCCACAATGCCGGAAGGTGTTGAAGAAGGAATTATTAATGGAATGTATAAATTCAAAACTTCCGATAAGAAATCAAAATTAAAAGTAAATCTTTTGGGAAGTGGATCAATTCTAAATGAAGCAATTAAAGCTCAAGAAATTTTAGAAAAAGATTACAATGTTTCTGCTAATGTTTGGAGTGTTACAAGCGCTAAAAATTTACATTATGATGCTTTAGAAATCGAAAGATGGAATCGCATGAATCCACTTGAAACAAAAAAGAAAAATTATATTCAACAAATTACGGAAGGTGAAGAAGGAATATTTATTTCAGCTTCAGATTATTCACAAATTTTAACTGATTCAATTTCAAAATGGTTTCCAAATAAATTTACATCTTTAGGAACACTTGGATTTGGAAGAAGCGAAAATAGAGAAGCATTAAGAAATTTCTTTGAAGTTGATGCAAAGCATATTGTTTATACAACTTTATATTCACTTTTTGAAGATGGAAAAATCAATAAAGAAATAATCATTAAAGCTGTTTCTGATTTGAAAATCGATTTACAAAAAAGTAATCCAATAAAATCATAA
- a CDS encoding DUF937 domain-containing protein, translated as MDMLKSVLGGGDKNDLMSIVMNLIGGQKGGLSGLVSQFASKGLGDIIGSWVSTGENKAISADQLQNALGSDQVKDIASKLGIDQSSVLSQLTNLLPQAVDKLTPDGKVPEGDILSKGMDLLGGLFGKK; from the coding sequence ATGGATATGCTAAAATCAGTTCTCGGCGGTGGAGATAAAAATGATCTCATGTCGATTGTCATGAATTTAATTGGCGGACAGAAAGGCGGTTTAAGTGGATTGGTAAGCCAATTTGCTTCAAAAGGATTGGGTGATATTATTGGTTCTTGGGTAAGCACTGGCGAAAACAAAGCTATTTCTGCAGATCAATTGCAAAACGCTCTTGGCTCTGATCAAGTAAAAGATATTGCATCAAAATTAGGAATTGATCAAAGTTCAGTACTTTCTCAATTAACTAATTTATTACCGCAAGCTGTTGATAAATTAACTCCAGATGGAAAAGTTCCAGAAGGCGATATATTAAGTAAAGGTATGGATTTATTAGGCGGGCTTTTTGGTAAAAAATAA
- a CDS encoding WD40 repeat domain-containing protein, whose translation MKNIILSIVLFLTNILFSQTSHNPQYQSYLAHISAANSSLRLNEKSEAKKWIENSPREFRGWEWNYLKNKLEQSTAILDLKEITPTKISLNKNGKLIIFGDLEGKIHIRNSENFEQEKIIEGHLNTIYSAKFFDNDEKIISCSRDTTIRIWDFNSGKELWKTKTGGLGLADVDVSPDGKTIAYCSWYFNQKGVRGFIQIYDLEKKERIWHKEFNTHPLVSIKFSPDGKKFAVGSWEWQVGVWDLNDLSINKIFDFNDVKTYSAIDDIAFSPDSKLIAAATKNTSPRVWEIESGKLIQELRGHLKPVYTISFNNNGDKIYTAGDEGVIMFWDLNSGNHLNTMFGHEGKIHSLNISENGNEIFTASKDNTIRKWKTNTGLEFTNPEGRNNSATYAVDISKNEKLLAMNGPDSLLSIWNIESGEFLKNINGINSDLLNDVSLNNDGTLAAVCNWNNSVKIYKTDTGELFKNFQGSNGGSAKIEFSPNGKIVAIISTEKAIVLWDVETGNLVKKLLLESRPFSLKFSSDGKIISAGESNGKITLWNSEKLEKIMEIQAHKGQPNDLIFSKNDEIIFSAGEDGIVKMWAVKSGKLLKEFEGHQQRVFSLDITPDEKRLATGSADLTARIWDIETGESILILSDFSNPIYNILFYQNGNKLLVNSSGVEIKILDAK comes from the coding sequence ATGAAAAATATAATTTTATCAATTGTATTATTTTTAACCAATATTTTATTTTCTCAAACATCACATAATCCTCAATACCAATCGTATCTTGCACATATTTCAGCGGCAAATTCTTCGCTTAGGTTGAATGAAAAATCCGAAGCTAAAAAATGGATTGAAAATTCACCAAGAGAATTTCGTGGTTGGGAATGGAATTATCTTAAAAATAAATTAGAACAAAGCACAGCAATTTTGGATTTGAAAGAAATTACGCCGACAAAAATATCATTAAATAAAAATGGAAAGTTAATAATATTTGGTGATCTCGAAGGAAAAATTCATATCCGCAATTCTGAAAATTTTGAGCAAGAAAAAATTATTGAAGGACATTTAAACACAATATACTCCGCAAAATTTTTTGATAATGATGAAAAAATAATTTCATGCTCACGAGATACAACAATAAGAATATGGGATTTTAATTCCGGCAAAGAATTATGGAAAACGAAAACCGGCGGTTTGGGGCTTGCTGATGTTGATGTTTCACCGGATGGAAAAACTATTGCGTATTGCTCTTGGTATTTTAATCAAAAAGGAGTAAGGGGATTTATTCAAATATATGATTTGGAAAAGAAAGAAAGAATATGGCATAAAGAATTTAATACACATCCGCTTGTTTCAATAAAATTCTCGCCGGATGGAAAAAAGTTTGCAGTCGGAAGTTGGGAATGGCAAGTTGGTGTTTGGGATTTGAATGATCTATCCATAAATAAAATATTTGATTTCAATGATGTGAAAACTTATTCCGCTATTGATGATATTGCGTTCAGTCCCGATAGTAAATTAATTGCAGCAGCAACAAAAAACACTTCACCAAGAGTTTGGGAAATTGAAAGTGGAAAATTAATACAAGAATTGCGCGGACATTTAAAACCGGTTTATACAATTTCATTTAATAACAATGGAGATAAAATTTACACAGCTGGTGATGAAGGTGTTATTATGTTTTGGGATCTAAATTCCGGAAATCATTTAAATACAATGTTTGGTCACGAAGGAAAAATACATTCGCTAAATATTTCAGAAAATGGGAATGAAATTTTTACTGCATCAAAGGATAATACAATTAGAAAATGGAAAACTAATACTGGGTTGGAATTTACTAACCCAGAAGGAAGAAATAATTCTGCAACATACGCCGTTGATATTTCCAAAAATGAAAAATTATTAGCAATGAACGGACCAGATTCATTATTAAGTATTTGGAATATTGAAAGCGGCGAATTTCTAAAAAACATAAATGGAATAAATTCTGATTTATTGAATGATGTTTCACTCAATAACGACGGTACTTTAGCAGCTGTGTGCAATTGGAATAATTCCGTTAAAATTTATAAAACCGATACAGGTGAATTATTCAAAAATTTTCAAGGATCAAATGGTGGAAGTGCAAAAATAGAATTTTCTCCGAATGGGAAAATTGTTGCAATTATTTCAACAGAAAAAGCAATTGTTTTGTGGGATGTTGAAACCGGAAATTTGGTAAAAAAACTTTTATTGGAATCTCGACCATTCTCATTAAAATTTAGTAGTGATGGGAAAATAATTTCTGCAGGTGAATCAAATGGAAAAATTACTTTATGGAATTCCGAAAAATTAGAAAAGATTATGGAAATCCAAGCGCATAAAGGTCAACCGAATGATTTAATATTTTCAAAAAATGATGAAATTATTTTCAGCGCTGGTGAAGATGGAATTGTAAAAATGTGGGCAGTAAAATCCGGTAAACTATTAAAAGAATTTGAAGGACATCAGCAAAGAGTTTTTAGTTTAGATATTACTCCGGATGAAAAAAGACTGGCAACTGGTTCCGCAGATTTAACCGCAAGAATATGGGATATTGAAACCGGTGAATCAATTTTAATTTTGTCTGATTTTTCAAATCCAATTTACAATATTTTATTTTATCAAAATGGGAATAAATTGTTGGTAAATTCTTCTGGGGTAGAAATTAAAATTCTTGATGCCAAGTAA
- a CDS encoding site-specific DNA-methyltransferase: MNSKKYNRKGTKTSSFGSSGRINHDSSSFYSSKIFENVMNDKIQYVENKIDPKFLNNIFCNSSVKMNELPDNSVHLMVTSPPYNVQKEYESDLSLEEYFHLVKSVMTEVYRVLVPGGRACINIANVGRKPYIPLHSYLIKDMIEIGYLMRGEIIWDKGASGGVSTAWGSWLSASNPVLRDKHEYILIFSKDTFSLKSNKKKSTIDKKSFLENTLSIWTFPTVSAKKVGHPAPFPIELPKRLIQLFTFQEDIVLDPFCGSGTTCISALKENRNFIGYDIKQEYVDLSLKNIKNIFENKNQENLVFK; this comes from the coding sequence ATGAATAGCAAAAAATATAATAGAAAAGGAACCAAGACTAGTTCATTTGGATCATCTGGAAGAATTAATCATGATTCTAGCTCATTTTATAGTAGTAAAATATTTGAAAATGTGATGAATGATAAAATTCAATATGTTGAAAACAAGATTGATCCAAAGTTTTTAAATAATATTTTTTGCAATTCAAGTGTGAAAATGAATGAGTTACCAGATAATAGTGTTCATCTAATGGTTACTTCACCACCCTATAATGTTCAAAAAGAATATGAAAGTGATTTATCACTTGAAGAATATTTCCATTTGGTAAAAAGTGTAATGACTGAAGTTTATAGAGTCCTGGTTCCAGGTGGTAGGGCATGTATAAATATAGCAAATGTTGGTAGAAAACCTTATATACCATTACATAGTTATCTCATAAAAGATATGATTGAGATTGGCTATTTGATGAGGGGAGAAATTATATGGGACAAGGGGGCAAGTGGTGGTGTTTCAACAGCATGGGGAAGTTGGTTATCAGCCTCTAATCCTGTTCTAAGAGATAAGCATGAATATATTTTAATTTTTTCAAAAGATACATTTTCACTTAAATCAAATAAAAAAAAGAGTACAATTGATAAAAAAAGTTTTTTAGAAAATACATTAAGTATATGGACATTTCCAACAGTTTCAGCAAAAAAAGTTGGTCATCCAGCTCCATTCCCTATTGAATTACCTAAAAGATTAATTCAACTTTTTACTTTTCAAGAAGATATTGTTTTGGATCCATTTTGTGGAAGTGGTACAACTTGTATTTCAGCATTAAAGGAAAATAGGAACTTCATTGGTTATGATATAAAACAAGAGTATGTTGATCTTTCTTTGAAGAATATAAAAAATATTTTTGAGAACAAAAATCAAGAAAATTTAGTATTTAAATAA